From one Trifolium pratense cultivar HEN17-A07 linkage group LG1, ARS_RC_1.1, whole genome shotgun sequence genomic stretch:
- the LOC123882884 gene encoding 2-hydroxyisoflavanone dehydratase-like, which yields MASSTKEIDRELPPLLRVYKDGTVDRFLGSPIVPPIPLDPETGVSSKDIVISQNPLIQARIHLPKLTNQTQKLPILVYYHGGAFCLESAFSFLHQRYLNIIASQSNVIVVSVEYRLAPEHPLPAAYDDGWFSLKWVTSHSIENNNDIINIEPWLINHGDFDRFYIGGDTSGANIAHNALLRVGNNGDESLPGDVKIKGALLAFPLFWSSKPVLSESVEEHEQSSPMKVWNFVYPDAVGGIDNPLINPLADDAPSLDKIGCPKILIFVAGKDDLRDRGIWYYEAVKKSGWKGEVELVHVEGEEHCFQIYHPETQNSIDMVNRIASFLA from the coding sequence ATGGCTTCTTCAACCAAAGAAATAGACAGAGAACTCCCACCTCTTCTCCGTGTCTACAAAGATGGAACAGTTGACCGTTTCCTAGGCTCTCCAATTGTACCACCAATCCCTCTTGATCCAGAAACAGGTGTTTCATCAAAAGACATAGTAATCTCACAAAACCCATTAATCCAAGCTCGTATTCATCTCCCAAAACTCACAAACCAAACACAAAAGCTACCAATTTTAGTTTATTATCATGGTGGTGCTTTTTGTCTTGAATCAGCTTTCTCTTTCCTTCACCAACGTTATCTCAACATTATTGCTTCACAATCAaatgttattgttgtttctGTTGAATATAGACTTGCACCAGAACATCCTCTTCCTGCTGCATATGATGATGGTTGGTTTTCTCTCAAATGGGTCACTTCACATTCCATTGAAAACAACAATGACATCATCAATATTGAACCTTGGTTAATCAACCATGGTGATTTTGATAGATTTTACATTGGTGGTGATACTTCAGGTGCAAATATTGCACACAATGCTCTTCTTCGTGTCGGTAATAATGGCGATGAATCTTTACCTGGTGATGTGAAAATCAAAGGAGCATTACTTGCTTTTCCTTTGTTTTGGAGTTCAAAACCAGTTTTATCAGAATCTGTTGAAGAACATGAACAGAGTTCACCGATGAAAGTTTGGAATTTTGTGTATCCTGATGCAGTTGGTGGAATTGATAATCCTTTGATTAATCCTTTGGCAGATGATGCACCTAGTTTGGACAAGATTGGTTGTCctaagattttgatttttgttgctGGTAAGGATGATTTAAGAGACAGAGGGATTTGGTACTATGAAGCTGTTAAGAAAAGTGGTTGGAAAGGTGAAGTTGAACTTGTTCATGTTGAAGGTGAAGAACATTGTTTTCAGATTTATCATCCTGAAACTCAGAATTCTATTGATATGGTGAATCGTATTGCTTCTTTTCTTGCTTGA